The Vitis riparia cultivar Riparia Gloire de Montpellier isolate 1030 chromosome 10, EGFV_Vit.rip_1.0, whole genome shotgun sequence genome includes a region encoding these proteins:
- the LOC117924304 gene encoding phospholipase A I isoform X2, with amino-acid sequence MVQFSHHRCSRSIEKMSWGLGWKRPSEIFHLTLNYSGGDEAVEDPGRSSSEDQESGFRIELDWTAGDDEDQVALRLQSQLMVALPMPQDSVVVQLKEGEGGGDNVGVDMKVVKRRDPLRVVKMSKTVGSGQQSDGIGVVTRLMRSTVKDGVAACNEHWNNVTVLNFSGCSLSVFPVEFTQLMLLEKLCLDNNKLSVLPSELGKLKNLKVLRVDNNMLVSVPVELRQCVELVELSLEHNKLVRPLLDFRAMAELRVLRLFGNPLEFLPEILPLHKLRHLSLANIRIVADELLRSVNVQIEMENSSYFIASRHRLSAFFSLIFRFSSCHHPLLASALAKIMQDEGNRAVVGKDENAMRQLISMISSDNRHVVEQACSALSSLAMDVPVAMQLMKSDIMQPIQRVLKSVAPEELISVLQVVVNLAFASDMVAQKMLTKDVLKSLKLLCAHKNPEVQKLALLAVGNLAFCLENRRTLVTSESLRELLLHLMVVPEPRVNKAAARALAIFGENENLRRAIRGRQVGKKGLRILSMDGGGMKGLGTVQVLKEIEKGTGKRIHELFDLICGTSTGGMLAIALGIKQMTLDQCEEIYKNLGKLVFTDPVPKDNEAATWREKLDQLYKSSSQSFRVVVHGSKHSADQFERLLKEMCADEEGDLLIESAVKNIPKVFVVSTLVSVIPAQPFLFRNYQYPVGTPEIPLAIPESSAISGLGATSTGAQVGYKRSAFIGSCKHHIWQAIRASSAAPYYLDDFSDDMNRWQDGAIVANNPTVFAMREAQLLWPDTRIDTLVSIGCGSVPTKVRKGGWRYLDTGQVLIESACSVDRVEEALSTLLPMLPEIHYFRFNPVDERCDMELDETDPAVWLKLEAATEEYIQNNSQAFKNVCERLQPDEKWSENLKPQYVHKTKASNTDDSSPSLGWRRNVLLVEASYSPDSGRVVHHARSLETFCAHNGIRFSLMNGILENAKAVPGTAFPTPFTSPLFTGSFPSSPLLYSPDVGPQRVGRIDLVPPLSLDGFQSGKTTSHPNSPSGPRQLSLPVQSLHEKLQNSPQVGIIHLALQNDSLGSILSWQKDVFVVAEPGELADKFLQSVKFSLLSVMRAHRRRDASVLAGISTIADMVARRPCFQIGGYGR; translated from the exons ATGGTCCAATTTAGTCATCATCGTTGCAGTCGCAGCATTGAAAAAATGTCTTGGGGATTGGGTTGGAAGAGGCCCTCCGAGATCTTCCACCTCACGCTAAACTACAGTGGTGGGGACGAGGCGGTGGAAGATCCCGGCCGTTCGTCGTCGGAAGATCAGGAATCAGGGTTTCGGATTGAGCTGGATTGGACGGCTGGAGATGACGAAGATCAGGTGGCTCTGAGGCTGCAGTCGCAGCTGATGGTGGCTCTTCCCATGCCGCAAGACTCTGTGGTCGTTCAACTTAAAGAAGGAGAAGGTGGCGGTGATAATGTGGGTGTGGATATGAAGGTGGTGAAGCGGAGAGACCCGCTTCGGGTCGTGAAGATGTCAAAGACGGTCGGGTCGGGTCAACAGAGTGATGGGATTGGGGTTGTTACGAGATTGATGAGATCGACTGTTAAGGATGGTGTGGCGGCTTGTAATGAGCATTGGAATAACGTTACTGTGCTCAATTTCAGTGGTTGCAGTTTGTCA GTATTTCCAGTAGAGTTCACTCAACTGATGCTTCTTGAGAAGCTATGCCTTGATAACAATAAGCTATCAGTTCTGCCATCTGAGCTTGGCAagctaaaaaatttgaaagttctCAGGGTGGACAACAATATGCTGGTCTCAGTACCTG TAGAACTGAGACAATGTGTTGAACTGGTGGAACTGTCACTGGAGCACAACAAACTTGTCCGCCCTCTTCTTGATTTCAG GGCTATGGCCGAGTTACGTGTTTTAAGGCTATTTGGTAATCCCCTCGAATTCCTTCCTGAAATTTTGCCATTGCACAAACTTCGCCACTTATCCCTTGCAAATATCAGGATTGTGGCTGATGAACTTTTAAGATCAGTGAATGTGCAAATAGAG ATGGAGAACAGTTCTtatttcattgcatctaggcACAGGTTAAGTGCCTTCTTCTCTCTCATCTTCCGTTTTTCTTCGTGTCATCACCCCTTACTTGCATCTGCACTAGCAAAGATAATGCAAGATGAAGGAAACCGTGCAGTTGTTGGTAAAGATGAGAATGCAATGCGGCAGCTCATAAGCATGATAAGTAGTGACAATCGTCATGTG GTCGAACAAGCTTGCTCTGCTCTTTCTTCTCTTGCCATGGATGTTCCTGTGGCAATGCAGTTGATGAAATCTGACATCATGCAACCCATTCAAAGAGTGCTGAAATCTGTTGCTCCAGAAGAACTAATTTCTGTATTGCAAGTTGTAGTCAACTTGGCTTTTGCATCTGATATGGTAGCTCAGAAGATGTTGACCAAGGATGTATTGAAATCATTGAAATTGTTGTGTGCCCATAAAAATCCAGAG GTACAAAAGTTAGCTTTGTTAGCAGTTGGAAATTTAGCCTTCTGTTTGGAGAATCGCCGTACTCTGGTTACTTCTGAAAGCTTGAGGGAACTTCTCTTGCACTTGATGGTTGTGCCTGAACCCCGTGTCAATAAAGCCGCTGCCCGTGCACTGGCAATTTTTG GAGAGAATGAGAACCTACGGCGTGCCATAAGAGGGAGACAGGTTGGGAAGAAAGGGCTTCGCATACTTTCAATGGATGGGGGTGGCATGAAGGGTCTGGGAACAGTGCAAGTTcttaaagaaattgaaaaggGAACTGGAAAGCGGATACATGAGTTGTTCGACCTTATATGTGGTACATCAACAGGTGGTATGCTGGCCATTGCTCTTGGAATCAAACAGATGACCTTGGACCAATGtgaagaaatttataaaaatttgg GAAAACTTGTGTTTACCGACCCTGTGCCAAAGGACAATGAAGCTGCAACTTGGAGGGAAAAGCTGGATCAGCTTTACAAAAGTTCGTCGCAGAGTTTCAGAGTCGTTGTACATGGATCTAAA CACAGTGCAGATCAGTTTGAGAGGTTGTTAAAGGAAATGTGTGCAGATGAGGAAGGAGACCTGTTAATAGAGTCAGCAGTGAAAAACATTCCAAAGGTTTTTGTAGTATCAACTCTGGTGAGCGTTATTCCAGCTCAGCCATTCTTGTTCCGCAATTATCAG TATCCAGTTGGCACACCAGAAATACCTCTTGCAATTCCTGAAAGTTCAGCAATCAGTGGGCTAGGTGCAACTAGTACTGGTGCTCAAGTTGGTTATAAACGCAGTGCTTTTATTGGTAGTTGTAAGCATCATATATGGCAAGCTATAAGAGCATCATCTGCTGCTCCATACTATCTTGATGATTTCTCTGATG ACATGAATCGCTGGCAAGATGGTGCAATAGTAGCTAATAATCCTACTGTTTTTGCCATGAGGGAAGCACAACTCTTATGGCCTGACACAAGAATTGACACTTTAGTTTCCATTGGATGTGGCTCGGTTCCTACCAAG GTTCGAAAGGGTGGGTGGCGTTATTTGGATACTGGGCAAGTGTTGATTGAGAGTGCGTGCTCAGTGGATCGGGTAGAGGAAGCTTTGAGCACATTGCTACCTATGCTTCCTGAAATACATTATTTTCGGTTTAACCCAG TTGATGAACGGTGTGATATGGAGCTGGATGAGACTGATCCTGCAGTCTGGCTAAAATTGGAAGCTGCAACTGAGGAGTACATCCAGAACAACTCCCAGGCCTTCAAGAATGTCTGTGAAAGACTACAGCCAGATGAGAAGTGGTCTGAGAATTTGAAACCTCAGTATGTTCATAAGACAAAGGCATCAAATACTG ATGATAGTAGCCCGTCTTTAGGTTGGAGGCGTAATGTGTTACTTGTTGAAGCTTCATATAGTCCTGATTCAGGAAGAGTTGTTCACCACGCTCGGTCACTTGAGACATTTTGTGCTCATAATGGAATAAGATTCTCTCTTATGAATGGGATATTAGAAAATGCAAAGGCAGTGCCAGGAACCGCATTCCCAACACCATTTACATCACCTCTATTCACGGGAAGCTTCCCATCAAGCCCTCTTCTATATAGTCCTGATGTTGGCCCACAGAGGGTTGGTCGAATTGATTTGGTTCCACCTTTGAGTTTGGATGGATTTCAATCTGGAAAAACTACATCACACCCAAACTCTCCTTCAGGGCCCAGGCAGCTTTCTTTACCTGTCCAATCATTGCATGAGAAACTACAGAATTCACCACAAGTGGGCATTATACATTTAGCCCTTCAAAATGACTCGCTTGGTTCAATTTTAAG TTGGCAAAAGGATGTATTTGTGGTTGCGGAACCTGGGGAACTCGCTGATAAGTTTCTACAAAGTGTTAAGTTTAGCTTGTTATCAGTGATGCGGGCCCATCGCCGAAGGGATGCATCAGTTCTGGCTGGAATTTCAACCATTGCTGATATGGTTGCACGTAGGCCATGCTTCCAAATTGGAG GTTATGGAAGATGA
- the LOC117924403 gene encoding N6-mAMP deaminase translates to MEREMEWWISMPKVELHAHLNGSIRDSTLLELAKALGEKGVILFSDVEHVIRKNDRSLNEVFKLFDLIHIITTDHTTVTRITKEVVEDFASENVIYLELRTTPKRNESIGMSKRSYMEAVVKGLRAVDLVDVNFAPHYLGEGNPLKSGPVSDICNGTTKKKIFVRLLLSIDRRETTADAMETVKLALEMRDQGVVGIDLSGNPTVGDWMTFLPALKFAREQGLSITLHCGEVPNPKEIQAMLEFLPERVGHACFFNEDHWENAKSSKIPIEICLTSNIRTRSISSLDVHHFGDLYHAKHPLILCTDDSGIFSTSLSGEYILAASSFGLGKKEMFELGRNAIESIFADDEIKRKLREAFDSAAGTLEL, encoded by the exons ATGGAGAGAGAAATGGAGTGGTGGATTTCGATGCCAAAGGTTGAACTTCACGCCCACCTCAATGGATCCATCAGAGACTCCACTCTACT AGAGCTTGCTAAAGCTTTGGGTGAAAAGGGTGTTATTCTTTTCTCAGATGTTGAGCATGTTATCAGGAAAA ATGATCGGTCCTTGAACGAAGTTTTCAAGTTGTTTGATCTGATACACATTATTACTACTGATCACACCACGGTTACAAGAATTACTAAAGAA GTTGTTGAAGATTTCGCCTCTGAGAATGTTATCTATCTTGAGCTGAGAACTACTCCAAAG AGGAACGAATCTATTGGGATGAGCAAACGCTCTTACATGGAAGCAGTGGTGAAGGGTTTAAGAGCAGTGGACTTAGTTGATGTTAATTTTGCTCCCCATTACTTGGGTGAAGGCAATCCTCTAAAATCTGGTCCGGTGAGTGATATATGTAATGGgaccacaaaaaagaaaatatttgttaGACTTCTTCTCAGCATTGATCGCCGTGAGACAACTGCAGATGCAATGGAAACT GTTAAGCTTGCGCTGGAAATGAGGGATCAAGGGGTAGTTGGGATTGACCTTTCCGGAAATCCAACTGTTGGGGACTG GATGACATTCTTGCCAGCCTTGAAGTTTGCTAGGGAACAAGGTCTCTCTATTACCCTTCACTGTGGGGAG GTACCCAATCCGAAGGAGATTCAGGCAATGCTAGAATTTCTTCCTGAGAGGGTTGGCCATGCTTGTTTTTTTAACGAAGATCACTGGGAAAATGCAAAATCGTCCAAGATTCCG ATTGAGATATGTTTGACATCCAACATACGGACTCGTTCAATTTCTTCTCTGGATGTTCATCATTTTG GTGATCTGTATCATGCAAAACACCCTTTAATCCTGTGCACTGATGATTCAGGAATATTCTCCACCAGTCTTTCTGGCGAGTACATTCTTGCTGCTTCTTCATTTG GTCTTGGAAAGAAGGAAATGTTCGAGCTAGGGAGGAATGCCATTGAGTCTATATTCGCAGATGATGAAATAAAGAGGAAATTGAGAGAGGCGTTTGATTCAGCTGCAGGAACGCTGGAGCTTTAA
- the LOC117923323 gene encoding cytochrome P450 77A1, translating to MELTDLLLLSLALIFLRFWWRYWSVTGGGPKNLPPGPPGWPLVGNLVQVILQRRPFIYVVRDLRAKYGPIFTLQMGQRTLVIVTSSELIHEALVQRGPIFASRPEDSPTRLVFSVGKCAINSAQYGPLWRTLRRNFVAELITPTRIRQCSWIRKWALENHMRRLQMEVSEKGFVEVMSNCRLTICSILICICFGAKISERRIKEIESVLKDVMLMTTPKLPDFLPVLTPLLRRQLREAKELRKKQMECMVPLVRSRRAFVESKGAPGRSSSEMVSPIGAAYIDSLFGLEPAERGRLGEEELVTLCSEIINAGTDTSATTVEWALLHLVMNQDIQQKLYKEIIDCVGKDGVVTEGDVEKMPYLGAIVKETFRRHPPSHFVLSHAATKDTELGGYTIPADVNVEFYTAWVTEDPDLWQDPAEFRPERFLQGDGVNVDVTGTRGVKMVPFGAGRRICPAMNLGTLHVNLLIARMIHAFKWIPAPGSPPDPTETFAFTVVMKNPLKALILPR from the coding sequence ATGGAGTTGACTGACCTCCTTCTCCTCTCTTTGGCTCTCATCTTCCTCCGTTTCTGGTGGCGGTACTGGTCAGTCACCGGCGGTGGTCCCAAGAACCTCCCACCAGGCCCACCCGGGTGGCCGCTGGTTGGGAACCTGGTGCAGGTGATCCTCCAGCGCCGTCCCTTCATCTACGTGGTACGTGATTTACGTGCCAAGTATGGACCTATCTTCACGCTACAGATGGGTCAGCGGACTCTGGTTATTGTGACGAGCTCTGAGCTGATTCATGAAGCTTTGGTGCAGAGGGGGCCGATATTCGCTAGCAGACCAGAGGATTCGCCAACACGGCTTGTGTTCAGTGTGGGGAAATGCGCCATTAACTCGGCTCAGTATGGGCCGCTTTGGAGGACTTTGCGGCGGAACTTTGTGGCGGAGCTGATAACTCCCACGAGGATCAGGCAGTGCAGTTGGATACGGAAGTGGGCGCTGGAGAACCACATGAGGAGGCTGCAAATGGAGGTTTCGGAGAAGGGTTTTGTGGAGGTGATGAGCAACTGTAGGCTCACTATCTGTAGCATTCTTATATGTATATGTTTTGGTGCAAAGATCTCCGAGCGGCGGATTAAGGAGATCGAGAGCGTACTGAAGGACGTCATGTTGATGACTACGCCGAAGCTCCCGGACTTCCTGCCGGTTCTGACGCCTCTGCTGCGCCGGCAACTGAGAGAAGCGAAGGAGCTGAGGAAGAAACAAATGGAGTGCATGGTTCCACTCGTGAGAAGCAGAAGAGCATTCGTGGAGAGTAAGGGAGCCCCCGGCCGCAGCAGCTCAGAAATGGTGAGTCCGATCGGTGCAGCCTATATCGACTCGCTTTTTGGGCTGGAGCCTGCCGAGCGAGGTCGGTTGGGAGAGGAAGAGCTCGTTACACTCTGCTCGGAAATCATCAACGCCGGAACCGATACCAGTGCAACCACGGTTGAGTGGGCTCTGCTTCACTTGGTGATGAACCAGGACATTCAGCAAAAGCTTTACAAAGAGATAATCGACTGTGTAGGAAAAGATGGAGTTGTCACGGAAGGAGACGTAGAGAAAATGCCCTACCTCGGTGCAATCGTGAAGGAAACTTTCCGGCGCCACCCGCCCAGTCATTTCGTTCTATCCCATGCAGCCACCAAGGACACAGAGCTCGGCGGCTACACAATTCCAGCTGACGTGAACGTGGAGTTCTACACCGCCTGGGTGACAGAGGACCCGGACCTGTGGCAGGACCCGGCAGAGTTCCGGCCTGAGAGGTTCCTCCAAGGAGACGGAGTCAACGTGGACGTGACCGGAACCCGGGGAGTGAAAATGGTCCCATTTGGCGCGGGCAGGAGAATCTGTCCAGCCATGAATTTGGGCACGTTGCATGTGAATTTGTTGATTGCAAGGATGATCCATGCATTCAAATGGATCCCGGCCCCGGGTTCCCCACCTGACCCGACTGAAACCTTTGCCTTCACAGTTGTCATGAAAAACCCCCTCAAAGCTCTCATCTTACCTAGATGA
- the LOC117922867 gene encoding RNA pseudouridine synthase 6, chloroplastic translates to MGTAILTSIFTSGLVSSLWNSNCRSFGTPVALARTLASSNVFSRRHKRVVWCSNNPTCTRELTASSDSANTSSVNGYPEYHRLLPCPSQNGPPRVEHLVVSEGGCVLDYISKALDLPPLFVADLIHFGAVYYALVCPEPPPSATPEQVRLFKEVTAPSVLRKRPSIKGKTIREAQKTFRITDVNEFVEAGTYLRVHVHPKRFPRCYEIDWKSRIIAVTESYVVLDKPAGTSVGGTTDNIEESCATFATRALGLTTPLRTTHQIDNCTEGCVVLARTKEYCSVFHGKIREKKVKKLYRALAAAPMPIGIVTHYMRPVNIAPRLISEDFIKGWYLCQLEVLECKEVPWPSTLIEEKYCIEDRGWPLKNSAFECKINLLTGRTHQIRAQLAACGAPIVGDSMYMPAAIAEITSPGLNPFGKYKKKYTTENDRETAVAEWIAQHGKEPGVAIGLQACQISWDDGEHFYKAGSPWWT, encoded by the exons ATGGGTACTGCGATTCTCACTTCAATCTTCACCAGTGGCTTGGTTTCCTCATTGTGGAACTCGAATTGCCGGAGTTTCGGGACTCCTGTGGCCCTCGCGCGCACATTAGCCTCGAGCAATGTGTTCAGTAGGCGGCACAAGCGTGTGGTTTGGTGTTCCAACAATCCAACCTGTACCCGTGAACTCACTGCATCATCAGATTCTGCTAACACTTCTTCTGTTAATGG CTACCCTGAATATCATCGCTTGCTACCATGTCCTTCTCAAAATGGCCCACCAAGAGTTGAGCATTTGGTTGTTTCAGAAGGAGGGTGTGTTCTAGATTATATCAGTAAAGCTTTGGATCTTCCTCCTTT GTTTGTTGCAGATCTCATCCATTTTGGAGCTGTATATTATGCACTTGTATGTCCAGAGCCTCCTCCAAGTGCAACACCAGAACAGGTTCGTTTATTTAAAGAAGTAACGGCACCTTCAGTCCTGAGAAAGAGGCCTTCCATTAAAGGAAAAACTATACGAGAAGCACAGAAGACTTTCCGGATAACTGATGTTAATGAGTTTGTTGAAGCTGGAACATACTTACGTGTGCATGTACACCCAAAACGCTTCCCAAG GTGTTATGAAATTGATTGGAAATCAAGAATTATTGCTGTAACTGAATCTTATGTGGTTTTGGACAAACCTGCTGGGACATCA GTAGGAGGAACAACAGACAACATTGAAGAAAGTTGTGCAACTTTTGCCACTCGTGCCTTGGGATTAACAACTCCATTGAGGACTACCCATCAGATTGATAATTGCACTGAAGGCTG TGTCGTTTTAGCAAGGACTAAGGAGTACTGCTCAGTTTTTCATGGAAAAATCAGA GAGAAAAAGGTCAAGAAGCTTTATCGTGCCCTTGCTGCTGCTCCTATGCCAATTGGAATAGTTACCCACTACATGCGTCCGGTTAATATTGCTCCAAGACTTATTTCAGAAG ATTTCATTAAAGGATGGTACCTGTGCCAACTTGAGGTCTTAGAATGCAAGGAGGTTCCCTGGCCTAGCACTCTCATTGAAGAGAAGTATTGTATTGAGGACAGAGGGTGGCCCTTAAAAAATTCTGCCTTCGAGTGTAAAATCAACCTTTTGACCGGTCGTACTCATCAG ATTCGAGCACAATTGGCTGCCTGTGGTGCACCTATAGTGGGCGACTCGATGTACATGCCAGCTGCAATTGCAGAGATCACAAGTCCTGGACTTAACCCATTtggaaaatacaagaaaaaatatACAACAGAGAATGATAGAGAAACAGCAGTTGCAGAGTGGATTGCACAGCATGGAAAGGAACCTGGAGTTGCTATTGGTCTTCAGGCATGCCAGATTTCTTGGGATGATGGAGAGCACTTTTACAAGGCTGGATCTCCATGGTGGACGTGA
- the LOC117922868 gene encoding uncharacterized protein LOC117922868: MSSRPVPRRESPWGTPEGEHRQPKAHRCNDRAEDVIQACFEGNPFKTVPGPFKLFWQCMRSKPGEEPTDPFHYLQLDPPKREVQLE, from the exons atgagtagCCGACCAGTGCCGAGGAGAGAGAGCCCGTGGGGAACACCAGAGGGAGAACATCGTCAACCCAAGGCCCATCGCTGCAACGATCGCGCCGAGGATGTTATTCAA GCTTGTTTTGAAGGAAACCCATTTAAGACAGTACCAGGTCCTTTCAAGCTCTTCTGGCAGTGCATGCGTTCCAAACCTGG GGAGGAACCAACTGATCCATTTCACTATCTACAACTAGATCCCCCAAAGCGAGAAGTGCAGCTTGAGTAA